From one Sulfurovum sp. UBA12169 genomic stretch:
- a CDS encoding peptidase M42, which produces MHRTFTPFKGFLDILKYLVRKPSVVGAEHSFFLCLKRELDELGIKTTLYEGLLVAQGSDPECGMLCAHIDRHGLICTGPNEFQYAAFMTQNRADLTGDSVSEQTYMAILERFANQSVQAYEPWSGSYMGIGTIENAYICERRNNLIFEVKGLEYLLPGTPVAYVDGLAYNKGLISSQLDNVISAAMIIYLYRAGYQGTAFFTAQEESGKSWRFLLEWFRRFDISTERLLVLDTSPYPTREDADRQDIVLRTRDANASFVSPLTKEIEECCMQLEIAYSFKDHYLEEQNKKLLKEGGKLYSLGSTEMGRVALASGGKIQGTTLQLPTTGYHTTKETVRAEAVAKMLRLLESIYIETK; this is translated from the coding sequence ATGCATAGAACTTTCACGCCTTTTAAAGGTTTTCTTGACATTTTAAAGTATCTTGTGCGAAAGCCGTCTGTAGTAGGGGCGGAACACTCTTTTTTTCTTTGTCTTAAGCGCGAACTCGACGAGCTCGGGATAAAAACAACACTTTACGAGGGGCTTTTGGTCGCGCAGGGGAGTGATCCTGAATGCGGTATGCTCTGCGCGCATATAGATCGGCACGGTTTGATTTGCACCGGCCCCAATGAATTTCAGTATGCGGCGTTTATGACACAAAACCGTGCCGACCTTACAGGAGATTCAGTCTCTGAGCAGACCTATATGGCGATTCTTGAACGGTTTGCAAATCAGTCGGTACAGGCGTATGAGCCTTGGTCCGGCAGTTATATGGGGATTGGAACGATTGAGAATGCGTATATTTGTGAACGCCGCAACAATCTTATTTTTGAAGTAAAAGGACTTGAGTATCTTTTGCCGGGCACTCCTGTGGCTTATGTTGACGGCTTGGCTTACAATAAAGGATTGATTTCATCCCAGCTGGACAATGTGATTAGCGCCGCGATGATTATCTATCTTTATCGTGCAGGATATCAGGGCACAGCTTTTTTTACAGCGCAGGAAGAGTCAGGGAAGAGCTGGCGTTTTTTACTGGAGTGGTTTCGCCGCTTTGATATCTCTACAGAGAGATTGCTGGTGCTTGATACCAGCCCCTATCCCACCAGGGAAGATGCCGACAGGCAAGACATTGTCCTTCGCACACGTGACGCAAATGCTTCCTTTGTTTCCCCGCTCACCAAAGAGATCGAAGAATGCTGTATGCAGCTGGAGATCGCTTACAGTTTTAAAGATCACTATCTTGAAGAACAAAACAAAAAACTTCTTAAAGAAGGCGGAAAACTCTATTCGCTGGGAAGTACGGAAATGGGAAGAGTGGCTCTTGCCAGCGGGGGAAAAATTCAAGGAACTACTTTGCAGTTGCCCACAACCGGCTATCACACAACCAAAGAGACGGTTCGGGCGGAAGCGGTTGCGAAAATGCTGAGGCTTCTTGAGTCTATATATATTGAAACAAAATAG
- the asnB gene encoding asparagine synthase (glutamine-hydrolyzing) produces MCAIFGIVGTYNHLKAQKAFECLSHRGIDESRSICSEHAFLGVHRLAITGIHTPSVQPIEEDGTFFLMNGEIYNYQALAQELGAACQNDTEAAFHAYKKWGDAFVEHLRGMFAIAIIEKGSVKLFRDPFGKKPLYYAYDKERVIFASELKAILSLKPLRFDRAIVPQYLSYQSPIAPHTFDKESSQVEAGSMVRFDTKTAALETKKYFFPLASPIILHDEKTAIQTVKQKLLESVALRMPAELECGALLSGGLDSSLIAAMASRHKKIHTFSIGYEGYEQYDERPYAAEVAAHIGSVHHEIGFGKEDFLQSIDEVTQALDEPLGDPAMLPLYHLMKEIQKEGVKVVLTGDGSDELFLGYKTYKEYFDLEQAKALKYKNWLRNYFKSHYSDNKEWEWYKRIFEESTLFRSTAEVFTDLQQNRLLRMNVRDNDSLKALAGYQEEFEKSGRTSPADWYSFVDLKIQLGEVYLRKLDRISMAHSIEARSPFLDKEVVGAVFACDPQLRLHQMPKSWIKEIAGDYIPVSIIERKKKGFSYPFMEWLLETGELQCIERVQEKKGLFHEEKLQFLLKQGKQGMFKQHIFSLYMLCRWIERSL; encoded by the coding sequence GTGTGTGCAATTTTTGGTATTGTAGGAACCTATAATCATTTAAAGGCACAAAAAGCATTTGAATGTCTTTCGCATCGGGGCATAGACGAGAGCAGAAGCATATGCAGCGAGCATGCTTTTTTAGGTGTTCATAGGCTGGCAATCACCGGCATACACACCCCTTCCGTCCAGCCCATAGAAGAGGACGGTACATTTTTTTTGATGAACGGTGAAATATACAACTATCAAGCGCTTGCACAGGAGCTGGGCGCAGCATGCCAAAATGATACAGAGGCAGCATTTCATGCTTATAAAAAGTGGGGCGATGCTTTTGTGGAGCATTTGCGGGGAATGTTTGCCATTGCGATCATAGAAAAAGGGAGCGTCAAGCTGTTCCGTGATCCTTTTGGCAAAAAACCGCTTTATTACGCTTATGATAAAGAGCGTGTGATTTTTGCCAGTGAACTTAAAGCGATACTTTCATTAAAGCCTTTACGGTTTGACAGGGCTATCGTCCCTCAATATCTTTCTTACCAGTCGCCCATCGCTCCGCATACATTTGATAAAGAGAGCAGTCAGGTTGAGGCGGGAAGCATGGTGCGCTTTGATACTAAAACCGCTGCGCTTGAGACAAAAAAATATTTTTTTCCTCTGGCATCCCCGATTATTTTACATGATGAAAAAACAGCGATTCAGACAGTCAAACAAAAGCTTTTGGAGTCTGTGGCTTTGCGTATGCCTGCAGAGCTTGAGTGCGGCGCACTGCTGTCAGGAGGGCTGGACTCTTCTTTGATCGCGGCAATGGCTTCCCGCCACAAAAAGATCCATACATTCAGCATCGGCTACGAGGGGTATGAGCAGTATGACGAAAGACCTTATGCCGCGGAGGTTGCGGCACATATCGGCTCAGTGCATCATGAGATCGGTTTTGGCAAAGAAGATTTTTTGCAAAGCATCGATGAGGTGACCCAGGCACTCGATGAGCCCCTGGGCGATCCTGCGATGCTGCCGCTGTATCATTTGATGAAAGAGATACAAAAAGAGGGAGTGAAAGTCGTACTTACCGGAGACGGGAGCGATGAGCTGTTTTTGGGATACAAAACCTACAAAGAGTACTTTGATCTCGAACAGGCCAAAGCGCTTAAATATAAAAATTGGCTTCGCAACTATTTTAAGTCTCATTATTCGGACAATAAAGAGTGGGAGTGGTATAAGCGCATTTTTGAGGAGAGCACCCTATTTCGTTCTACCGCAGAAGTGTTTACTGATTTGCAGCAAAACAGACTGCTTCGCATGAATGTACGCGATAATGACTCTCTAAAGGCGCTCGCCGGCTATCAAGAAGAGTTTGAAAAAAGCGGAAGAACATCGCCGGCAGACTGGTACAGTTTTGTGGATCTCAAGATCCAGCTGGGCGAAGTCTATCTGCGTAAGCTTGATCGCATAAGCATGGCGCACAGCATTGAAGCAAGAAGCCCTTTTTTGGACAAAGAGGTTGTCGGGGCAGTTTTTGCCTGCGATCCGCAGCTTCGTTTGCATCAAATGCCAAAATCATGGATCAAAGAGATCGCCGGGGATTATATCCCTGTTTCGATCATAGAGCGAAAGAAAAAAGGGTTTAGTTATCCTTTTATGGAGTGGCTTTTGGAGACCGGAGAATTGCAATGCATAGAAAGGGTACAAGAAAAAAAAGGGCTGTTTCATGAGGAGAAATTGCAATTTTTGCTCAAGCAGGGCAAGCAGGGGATGTTTAAGCAGCATATTTTTTCTCTTTATATGCTGTGCAGATGGATAGAAAGAAGTCTTTAG
- a CDS encoding phosphate starvation-inducible protein PhoH, protein MPDYTLWIHLFASVGLLLFGMFYLESRIKESVGRSFGVWVKRATQTHLRSLMLGVGATSLFQSSSIVSLMALSLIGAGMISLENAIAIIFGSNIGSTTTSWIIALVGFKLDVKLLAYAMIGIGGIGGVMAEESNRWRNIFGAIVGFGLIFLGLEGMKESASVFSKSFDVTQYGHLNVYLFSLAGIVLTAIIQSSAASVVIMQSMLFAHMVNFEMAAAFVIGANIGTTVTIMLGSIGGAPDKKRTALAHLFFNLLTGAVALMLLWPLVWIVEAVGISKDPVVQIALFHTFFNLLGVLLWYPFIPLLTKGLMYFFKKKKHYVTRYIHNVSVELTDVAVVALKKEVEYLAHKIEDFALLAIDLPPTKALSGQMATEKLLERYRDRPDIRYDKLYENIRLLGGEIFDFAMILSAKNTDKAYQEQIQKIIKAVTYLATAAKSIKDMLHDFEYLSGAQTAEEQQFYKNLRYQILKTVLSFNAAKSGEKAAIDEMEMRYRKITESYKNSINVLSDIIKNRNISKEVNTIAVNDMHLSKSFTKSLRNFLYIMYNSNNSENHDEKVAAIKLS, encoded by the coding sequence ATGCCTGATTATACACTTTGGATCCATCTCTTTGCTTCTGTCGGGCTTTTGCTTTTCGGGATGTTTTATCTCGAAAGCCGTATCAAAGAGAGTGTCGGGCGCTCTTTTGGGGTCTGGGTAAAACGTGCCACACAGACGCATTTGCGTTCTTTGATGCTAGGGGTCGGCGCTACATCGCTTTTTCAAAGTTCTTCGATCGTATCGCTGATGGCGCTTTCTTTGATCGGCGCGGGAATGATCTCTTTGGAAAATGCCATTGCGATTATTTTTGGGTCCAATATCGGATCCACAACTACCTCCTGGATCATTGCGCTTGTGGGTTTTAAGCTTGATGTAAAACTGCTTGCTTACGCCATGATCGGTATCGGGGGTATCGGGGGAGTGATGGCCGAAGAGTCAAACCGATGGCGCAATATTTTCGGTGCGATTGTAGGGTTTGGACTGATCTTTTTGGGACTGGAAGGAATGAAAGAGAGCGCTTCTGTTTTTTCCAAATCTTTTGACGTCACGCAGTATGGCCATCTCAATGTGTATCTGTTTTCGCTCGCAGGTATCGTGCTCACTGCGATCATCCAGTCAAGTGCGGCTTCCGTTGTGATCATGCAAAGCATGCTGTTTGCGCATATGGTAAATTTCGAGATGGCAGCAGCGTTTGTGATAGGTGCCAATATCGGAACGACGGTAACGATAATGCTTGGCTCCATCGGAGGAGCACCGGACAAAAAACGTACGGCCCTAGCCCATCTCTTTTTCAACCTCTTGACAGGAGCAGTTGCGCTTATGCTGCTGTGGCCGCTTGTGTGGATTGTTGAGGCTGTCGGTATTTCGAAAGATCCGGTCGTACAAATCGCACTGTTTCATACATTCTTTAATCTTTTGGGAGTTTTGCTGTGGTATCCGTTTATTCCATTGCTTACAAAAGGGTTGATGTATTTTTTCAAAAAAAAGAAGCACTACGTGACGCGCTATATCCATAACGTTTCAGTCGAATTAACAGATGTGGCGGTCGTTGCGCTTAAAAAAGAGGTGGAGTATCTAGCACACAAGATCGAAGATTTTGCTCTTTTGGCTATCGATTTGCCGCCGACCAAAGCACTGAGCGGACAAATGGCGACAGAAAAACTTTTGGAACGCTATAGGGATCGCCCTGATATACGATACGACAAGCTTTACGAGAATATTCGGTTGCTTGGAGGTGAAATCTTTGATTTTGCAATGATACTTTCTGCAAAAAATACGGATAAAGCCTATCAAGAACAGATACAAAAGATCATCAAAGCGGTAACCTATCTTGCCACTGCGGCTAAGTCCATCAAAGATATGCTGCATGATTTTGAGTATCTTTCCGGCGCGCAGACGGCAGAAGAGCAGCAGTTTTACAAAAACCTCCGTTATCAGATACTCAAAACGGTCTTATCTTTCAACGCAGCCAAAAGCGGCGAAAAAGCAGCGATAGACGAAATGGAGATGCGATACCGCAAGATCACGGAATCCTATAAAAACAGTATCAATGTACTTTCGGATATCATCAAAAACAGAAACATTTCCAAAGAGGTGAATACCATCGCTGTTAATGATATGCATTTGAGCAAGAGTTTTACTAAATCACTGAGAAATTTTTTATACATTATGTACAATAGCAACAATAGTGAAAATCATGATGAAAAAGTTGCAGCAATCAAGCTGTCATGA
- the eno gene encoding phosphopyruvate hydratase: protein MIYIDEIVADEVMDSRGNPTVRAKVSLSDGSVASAIVPSGASTGKREALELRDSGNRYMGKGVLKACENVNGAISDALVGLSPFNQAEIDLVMKEIDGTENYANLGANAVLGVSMAVARAAALSLDVPLYRYLGGANAVTMPVPMLNIINGGEHANNSVDFQEYMIMPIGFDRFSEGLRAAAEVYHHLKKIIDEMGESTAVGDEGGFAPNLKSNEEPIQVIMQAIEKAGYKAGEQIAIALDVAASELINEQGKYVLKSENRELTSSELISYYADMCEKYPIVSIEDGLSEDDWDGWKELTEKLGDKVQLVGDDLFVTNVSILAEGIEKGIGNAILIKPNQIGTVSETMQTVRLAQRSGYRCIMSHRSGESEDAFIADFAVALNTGEIKTGSTARSDRIAKYNRLLEIETELGQFEYLGASLFVR, encoded by the coding sequence ATGATCTATATTGATGAAATCGTAGCTGATGAAGTGATGGACAGCAGAGGCAATCCTACTGTCCGTGCCAAAGTAAGTCTGAGCGATGGTTCTGTTGCCAGTGCGATTGTTCCAAGCGGCGCAAGCACAGGAAAACGTGAAGCGCTTGAGCTTCGTGATAGCGGAAACAGATATATGGGAAAGGGTGTTCTTAAGGCGTGCGAAAATGTCAATGGCGCTATTTCTGACGCGCTTGTCGGGCTTAGCCCATTTAATCAAGCAGAAATTGATCTTGTAATGAAAGAAATTGACGGCACGGAAAATTATGCAAATTTAGGCGCCAATGCGGTTTTAGGCGTCTCAATGGCTGTTGCCAGAGCGGCTGCGCTCTCTTTGGATGTTCCGCTTTATAGATATCTTGGGGGCGCCAATGCAGTGACTATGCCTGTACCTATGCTCAACATTATTAACGGGGGAGAGCACGCAAACAACTCTGTAGATTTTCAAGAATATATGATTATGCCTATAGGATTTGATAGATTTTCAGAAGGTCTTAGAGCAGCAGCCGAGGTTTATCATCATCTTAAAAAAATCATTGATGAAATGGGCGAGAGCACTGCGGTGGGCGATGAAGGCGGATTTGCACCGAACCTCAAAAGTAACGAAGAACCGATACAGGTGATAATGCAGGCAATTGAAAAAGCAGGCTATAAAGCAGGGGAGCAGATTGCAATTGCGCTGGATGTAGCTGCAAGCGAGTTGATCAATGAACAAGGCAAGTATGTGCTTAAGTCGGAAAATAGGGAATTAACCAGCTCGGAGCTTATCTCCTACTATGCAGATATGTGTGAAAAATATCCTATTGTATCCATAGAAGACGGCCTTAGCGAAGATGATTGGGATGGATGGAAAGAGCTTACAGAAAAACTTGGAGACAAAGTGCAGCTGGTGGGCGATGATCTTTTTGTAACCAATGTATCTATTTTGGCAGAAGGGATAGAAAAAGGGATCGGCAATGCCATTTTAATTAAACCAAATCAAATCGGTACGGTTTCTGAAACAATGCAGACAGTTCGTCTTGCGCAAAGAAGCGGATACAGATGTATCATGTCTCATCGTTCAGGCGAAAGCGAGGATGCGTTTATTGCTGATTTTGCTGTTGCACTTAATACGGGAGAGATCAAGACGGGTTCAACCGCAAGAAGCGACAGAATTGCAAAATACAATAGACTCTTAGAAATAGAAACAGAGCTGGGGCAGTTTGAATATTTGGGCGCATCTTTGTTTGTGCGATAA
- a CDS encoding clan AA aspartic protease, whose protein sequence is MVIVGNIEHASLPDFGFFDIDAKIDTGADSCSIHCNEIRIDQENETVHFKLLDNFHPDYSEKEIRLPIFRIKRVKSSNGKVQERVFVKTHVALGGKTYLTSVSLADRKEMKYPMLIGRKFLAKGYLVDVSVKYQASKKD, encoded by the coding sequence ATGGTTATTGTAGGCAATATTGAACATGCTTCATTGCCTGATTTTGGTTTTTTTGATATTGATGCAAAGATAGACACGGGAGCAGATTCCTGTTCGATTCACTGCAATGAAATCAGAATAGATCAGGAAAATGAGACAGTTCATTTTAAATTGCTTGATAATTTTCATCCTGATTACAGCGAAAAAGAGATTAGACTGCCCATATTTAGGATCAAAAGAGTCAAAAGCTCTAACGGGAAAGTGCAAGAAAGGGTTTTTGTTAAAACCCATGTTGCATTAGGCGGAAAAACCTATTTGACTTCAGTATCGCTTGCTGATCGAAAAGAGATGAAGTATCCTATGCTTATCGGACGTAAATTTCTTGCAAAAGGTTATCTTGTAGACGTATCTGTTAAATACCAAGCTTCCAAAAAGGATTAA
- a CDS encoding dCTP deaminase, with protein MGLKSDKWIREKSLKEEMITPFCEGLIGEGVVSYGLSSYGYDIRVSDEFKIFTNINAQVVDPKDFHQNNVVDFKGDVCIVPPNSFALARTIEYFKMPSDTLAICLGKSTYARCGIIVNVTPFEPGFEGHITIEISNTTPLPAKIYANEGIAQVLFLQGDEPCETTYRDRKGKYQSQTGITLPRILKKN; from the coding sequence ATGGGACTGAAATCTGATAAATGGATACGTGAAAAATCTCTCAAAGAAGAGATGATAACGCCCTTTTGCGAGGGACTTATAGGAGAAGGAGTAGTCAGCTACGGGCTGAGCAGCTACGGATACGATATCCGCGTCAGTGACGAATTCAAGATCTTTACCAATATCAATGCGCAAGTCGTTGACCCCAAAGACTTTCATCAAAACAACGTCGTTGATTTCAAAGGAGATGTCTGCATCGTGCCGCCCAACTCTTTTGCGCTGGCAAGAACGATAGAGTATTTTAAAATGCCTTCAGACACCTTGGCCATCTGTCTAGGCAAAAGCACCTATGCCCGATGCGGGATCATCGTCAATGTTACCCCTTTTGAACCAGGGTTTGAAGGGCACATCACTATAGAGATCTCCAACACCACGCCCCTTCCGGCAAAAATCTATGCCAACGAAGGTATCGCCCAAGTACTTTTCTTGCAAGGAGACGAACCGTGCGAAACAACCTACCGTGACAGAAAAGGAAAATACCAAAGCCAAACCGGTATTACCCTTCCGCGTATCCTCAAAAAAAACTAG
- a CDS encoding 30S ribosomal protein S6--L-glutamate ligase — MKIYILSRNESLYSTQSLVAAAKKKGWDVRVIDYMECTMEIMKNELKIIYHGEELEAPDAIIPRIGASRTFFGTAIVRHFEMMNVFSISGSLAIKRSRDKLRSLQILSNRGVDMPKTVFASNRSNANDVIKLIGGTPLVLKILEGTQGVGVVLAETKKAAKSVLDAFNGMNVNLLVQEFIEEAGGADIRVIVVDGEVVGAMKRQGAEGDFRSNLHQGGSATLYKLSRIEKATAIAAAKAMGLGVCGVDMIPSKRGPLVMEINSSPGLEGIEKATGIDIAGKIMDYIQKNIAPKNTPPRKRSARDKIGA; from the coding sequence ATGAAAATTTATATATTGTCGAGAAACGAATCGCTTTATTCAACCCAAAGTTTAGTGGCAGCTGCCAAAAAAAAAGGATGGGATGTAAGGGTGATTGATTATATGGAATGTACGATGGAGATTATGAAAAACGAACTCAAAATCATCTATCATGGAGAGGAACTGGAGGCGCCTGATGCGATCATTCCGCGTATCGGGGCAAGCCGTACCTTTTTTGGTACTGCGATCGTGCGCCATTTTGAAATGATGAATGTGTTTAGCATCTCGGGTTCTCTTGCGATTAAACGATCAAGAGACAAGCTTCGAAGTCTTCAGATACTTTCCAACCGCGGTGTAGATATGCCTAAAACTGTTTTTGCTTCCAATAGGTCAAATGCCAATGATGTCATTAAGTTGATCGGAGGCACACCATTGGTGCTGAAGATACTTGAGGGAACACAAGGGGTGGGTGTCGTGCTTGCAGAGACAAAAAAAGCCGCCAAATCAGTATTGGATGCGTTTAATGGAATGAATGTCAATCTTTTAGTGCAAGAATTTATCGAAGAGGCCGGAGGGGCTGACATCCGAGTGATTGTTGTCGACGGCGAAGTGGTGGGCGCTATGAAGCGGCAGGGCGCCGAGGGGGATTTCCGCTCCAACTTGCACCAGGGAGGAAGCGCAACGCTGTATAAACTCTCCAGAATAGAGAAAGCTACGGCCATAGCCGCTGCCAAAGCGATGGGGCTGGGGGTATGCGGCGTTGATATGATTCCTTCCAAACGCGGTCCTTTGGTCATGGAAATCAACTCTTCACCCGGATTGGAGGGGATAGAAAAGGCTACAGGCATCGATATCGCAGGGAAGATCATGGACTATATCCAAAAAAATATTGCCCCCAAAAACACTCCTCCTCGCAAACGGAGTGCCAGAGATAAGATTGGTGCCTAG
- a CDS encoding DNA topoisomerase I (catalyzes the ATP-dependent breakage of single-stranded DNA followed by passage and rejoining, maintains net negative superhelicity) yields the protein MKNLIIVESPAKARTITNFLDKEYKVIASKGHIRDLPKTTFGIEIDEKTGDLIPKYAIPRDANATVKELKKLAKEAQTVFIATDEDREGEAIGYHIAEAIGKDPQTLPRIVFHEITKNAIIHALQTPRKVNMDSVDAQQTRRLLDRIVGYKLSPLLASKIQKGLSAGRVQSSTLKLVVDREREIKAFQPEEYWTIDAKFQKEIDASIYEYNGLKIEKLTIKNETDAKEIVSAAQNESFYVLAIEKTKRSTKTPPPFMTSTLQQTASTQLGFSPKKTMMVAQKLYEGVKTDKGVMGVITYMRTDSLNLAKEAVDDARKHIQAVYGDAYLPGKDKNYVTKSKGAQEAHEAIRPTMVEFDPQTAANFLAPDELKLYRLIYNRFLACQMTEAQLESQSILFKGDTCIFKASGKKLLFDGFYRVAGYTEKDKLLPELKQGENVTLDEIKTEQHFTEPPARYNEASLIKKLESLGIGRPSTYAPTVTILQTRKYIEIEQKRIHPTEIAFTVTEMLENHFPEIVDSHFTADMEEVLDEIAEGKKDWQSTLKAFYTPFLHKIEEGKKQIKSLKVAVPTGEMCPMCHSELLLRKGRYGEFIACSNFPKCKYTKNIDGTEPEQPKTTDVACDKCGAPMIIKDSKKGKFLACSAYPKCKNAKPLTPPKELTIPCPECGAKLQEREGRRGKFFGCTNYPQCKFIANFEPVDKHCSECGYLMGIKMLRGKEVYECFKCKHKEEVK from the coding sequence ATGAAAAATTTAATTATAGTAGAATCGCCTGCCAAAGCTCGTACCATTACCAACTTTTTAGACAAAGAGTACAAGGTTATCGCCTCAAAAGGACATATACGCGATTTACCCAAGACTACTTTTGGTATCGAAATCGATGAAAAAACAGGCGATCTTATACCCAAATATGCCATCCCCAGAGATGCGAATGCTACAGTAAAAGAGTTAAAAAAATTGGCCAAAGAAGCCCAAACGGTTTTTATCGCAACCGATGAGGATCGTGAAGGGGAAGCCATCGGATACCATATTGCCGAAGCTATAGGAAAAGATCCTCAAACGCTTCCTCGTATCGTTTTCCATGAAATTACCAAAAATGCCATCATACATGCGCTACAAACACCCCGTAAAGTTAATATGGATAGTGTGGACGCACAGCAAACCAGAAGGCTGCTCGATCGCATCGTAGGATACAAACTCTCCCCCCTGCTTGCAAGCAAGATACAAAAAGGGTTAAGTGCGGGAAGAGTGCAAAGCTCCACTCTTAAATTGGTCGTTGACAGAGAAAGAGAGATTAAGGCATTTCAGCCTGAAGAGTACTGGACAATTGATGCAAAATTTCAAAAAGAAATCGATGCTTCGATCTATGAATACAATGGTCTGAAAATAGAAAAACTGACAATCAAAAACGAAACAGACGCCAAAGAGATCGTTTCTGCAGCCCAAAATGAATCCTTTTATGTTCTGGCGATAGAAAAAACAAAAAGAAGTACCAAGACGCCTCCTCCGTTTATGACTTCTACGTTGCAGCAGACCGCTTCAACCCAGCTTGGATTTTCTCCCAAAAAAACAATGATGGTGGCACAAAAACTCTACGAAGGGGTCAAGACAGACAAAGGAGTTATGGGGGTCATTACCTATATGAGGACAGACAGCCTTAATCTGGCCAAAGAGGCGGTAGACGACGCCAGAAAGCATATCCAAGCAGTCTACGGAGATGCCTATTTGCCCGGCAAAGATAAAAATTATGTCACCAAGTCAAAAGGAGCGCAGGAGGCGCACGAAGCAATCCGCCCTACCATGGTTGAATTTGACCCTCAAACCGCAGCAAACTTTTTGGCGCCCGATGAATTGAAGCTCTATCGTCTCATCTATAATCGTTTTCTCGCTTGCCAGATGACAGAAGCACAACTTGAATCACAAAGTATTCTTTTTAAAGGAGACACATGCATCTTCAAGGCAAGCGGAAAAAAACTGCTCTTTGATGGTTTTTACAGGGTTGCGGGGTATACAGAAAAAGACAAACTGCTTCCGGAGCTGAAACAAGGAGAAAATGTTACCCTTGATGAGATCAAAACAGAACAACATTTCACAGAACCTCCTGCACGCTACAATGAAGCAAGCCTTATCAAAAAACTCGAATCCTTAGGAATTGGCCGTCCAAGCACCTATGCTCCTACGGTAACGATCCTGCAAACCAGAAAATACATAGAAATAGAACAAAAACGCATTCACCCTACCGAAATAGCCTTTACGGTTACGGAGATGTTGGAAAACCATTTTCCGGAAATCGTAGATAGCCATTTTACTGCCGATATGGAAGAGGTGCTTGATGAGATTGCCGAAGGCAAAAAAGACTGGCAAAGCACTCTCAAAGCGTTTTATACACCCTTTTTGCATAAAATTGAAGAGGGGAAAAAGCAGATCAAAAGCCTCAAAGTTGCTGTTCCTACCGGAGAAATGTGTCCGATGTGCCATTCGGAACTTCTTTTGCGTAAAGGGCGTTATGGCGAATTTATTGCCTGCAGTAATTTCCCAAAATGCAAATATACCAAAAATATCGACGGCACCGAACCGGAGCAACCTAAAACAACAGATGTAGCCTGTGATAAATGCGGTGCGCCTATGATCATAAAAGATTCAAAAAAGGGAAAATTTCTTGCTTGTTCGGCCTATCCAAAATGTAAAAACGCCAAACCCCTTACGCCGCCCAAAGAACTCACCATACCCTGTCCCGAATGCGGAGCCAAACTGCAAGAAAGAGAAGGAAGAAGAGGAAAATTCTTTGGCTGCACCAATTATCCTCAATGCAAATTTATTGCCAATTTTGAACCGGTTGACAAGCACTGTTCTGAGTGCGGCTATTTGATGGGAATCAAAATGCTAAGAGGCAAAGAAGTTTACGAATGCTTTAAATGCAAGCATAAAGAAGAGGTAAAATAA
- the bioB gene encoding biotin synthase BioB → MKKIFLCAINNILSGTCQEDCKFCTQSVRYHADISRYNYKPIEQIVQEASQAKKRGALGYCLVTAGKGLDDKKVDFVARAAKAIKSEIKGLNLIACNGTATTAQLQYLKDHGIDSYNHNLETSKRYYPYVCQTHDWEERYQTCANVKSVGLALCSGGIFGMGEHEEDRENLLKAIVSLDPESTPLNFFHPNPALPIKTRNIELEEALHIISKARTMLGEEKLLMAAGGRELLFTGKEDQMFEAGVNAIVIGNYLTTSGVAPAKDIKMLESFGYEVATNCDAS, encoded by the coding sequence GTGAAAAAAATATTTTTATGCGCCATCAACAATATACTAAGCGGTACTTGCCAGGAGGATTGTAAATTTTGTACGCAAAGTGTAAGATACCATGCTGATATATCTCGTTATAACTATAAGCCGATCGAGCAAATTGTACAAGAAGCAAGCCAAGCCAAAAAAAGGGGGGCGCTAGGATACTGTTTGGTTACGGCAGGAAAAGGATTGGATGATAAAAAAGTAGATTTTGTTGCGCGCGCCGCAAAAGCAATAAAATCAGAAATAAAAGGCTTAAATCTTATCGCATGCAACGGCACCGCAACAACAGCCCAGCTTCAGTACCTTAAAGACCATGGCATTGACAGTTATAACCATAATCTTGAGACTTCAAAACGCTACTATCCGTATGTTTGCCAAACCCATGACTGGGAAGAGCGCTATCAAACATGTGCAAATGTCAAATCTGTGGGTTTGGCGCTGTGCAGCGGAGGTATTTTTGGGATGGGCGAACATGAAGAAGACAGGGAAAATCTATTGAAAGCTATTGTTTCGCTTGACCCGGAATCTACGCCCCTCAACTTCTTCCATCCCAATCCCGCACTTCCTATCAAAACCCGCAATATTGAGCTGGAAGAAGCACTTCACATCATCTCAAAGGCACGCACTATGCTAGGGGAAGAAAAACTGCTCATGGCAGCGGGGGGAAGAGAACTTCTTTTTACCGGAAAAGAGGATCAGATGTTTGAAGCAGGCGTCAATGCTATTGTCATTGGAAATTATCTTACCACAAGCGGTGTGGCTCCCGCTAAAGATATAAAGATGCTAGAAAGCTTCGGGTATGAGGTTGCTACTAACTGTGATGCATCCTAG